A window of Procambarus clarkii isolate CNS0578487 chromosome 69, FALCON_Pclarkii_2.0, whole genome shotgun sequence contains these coding sequences:
- the LOC123751383 gene encoding cuticle protein AMP5 — protein sequence MKLVIFACLAAVALAAPQGGKPADIIEVISDVREDSGDGNFRYAFETENGIKQDIKGAPGASGAVVIDGAFSFPLDDGRTASFTFVADENGYQPESDLIPVPPPLPEHVVELLKIVEQLKAQGAKWDDQGTRLN from the exons ATGAAGCTC GTGATCTTCGCCTGCCTGGCCGCCGTCGCCCTCGCAGCCCCTCAGGGCGGCAAGCCTGCTGACATCATTGAAGTCATCAGCGACGTTCGGGAGGATAGCGGAGACGGCAACTTCAGATACGCGTTCGAGACCGAGAATGGAATCAAGCAGGACATCAAGGGTGCCCCCGGGGCCTCAGGCGCTGTCGTCATTGATGGAGCCTTCAG CTTCCCACTCGATGATGGAAGAACGGCCTCCTTCACTTTCGTCGCCGACGAGAACGGCTACCAGCCAGAGTCTGACCTCATCCCCGTGCCCCCACCTCTTCCCGAGCACGTTGTCGAACTGCTGAAGATCGTCGAGCAGCTGAAAGCTCAGGGAGCCAAGTGGGACGACCAGGGAACGCGGCTTAACTAA